In a genomic window of Meriones unguiculatus strain TT.TT164.6M chromosome 8, Bangor_MerUng_6.1, whole genome shotgun sequence:
- the LOC110548470 gene encoding apolipoprotein L6-like isoform X1: protein MVLVFSGRCDETEGNSPKSFPPGQRDGSEGEGYPGLRAYEFKPWDPCGESGGIPRCGRLTCSVCGENDVAETDEEYFVSLREVSPNSGWQITQDWQLTEGQRVGDNLTHKAMALEPTEMPNGQAAKDYEADAELQRNEDGGPLDGDLTDKEKVQVDDDALTNEERIFLEQFHSWKEKEKKCIRTLYAIADYIDKSHQKATKTKVAATSASVISGAMCLLGLMLAPTTSGGSLMLTAAGQGLGAVAGVTNIVTNVRENCRNKKALAQANSIIPSNDQELKEIKGERTPYVTATGEVVYKCGRAWEIIKKHLRALRLTKTQPHVTSAAKKLMTSGQVSARSGRQVRKAFGGTALAMTKNTLMMERLASLYFLGRDICALSEDWKDLKAGRPTDLAKLLRTRAQEQEQVVEEKNRCYERLKKRLEKRSAKSSLKGAKGTQPPPLASLEKARSRRQWRRGAETETVGL from the exons ATGGTATTAGTTTTTAGTGGGAGGTGTGATGAAACGGAGGGAAATTCTCCCAAGAGCTTCCCAccgggccagagagatggctcagagggtgaagGCTACCCAGGCCTGAGAGCATATGAGTTCAAACCCTGGGACCCATGTGGTGAAAG CGGCGGAATCCCTAGATGTGGCAGGCTGACCTGTAGCGTGTGTGGGGAAAACGATGTAGCAGAAACTGATGAAGAATACTTTGTCTCACTCAGAGAAGTTTCTCCCAACAGTGGATGGCAGATCACCCAGGACTGGCAACTGACCGAAGGACAGCGAGTGG GAGACAATTTGACTCATAAGGCCATGGCTTTGGAGCCAACTGAAATGCCGAATGGTCAGGCAGCAAAGGACTATGAGGCTGACGCTGAGCTGCAAAG GAATGAGGATGGTGGTCCTCTGGATGGAGATTTGACTGATAAGGAAAAAGTGCAAGTTGACGACGATGCTCTGACAAATGAGGAACGTATATTTTTAGAACAGTTCCacagctggaaagagaaggaaaagaagtgcATTAGAACTCTCTACGCCATCGCAGACTACATTGACAAAAGCCACCAAAAAGCCACCAAGACCAAAGTGGCGGCTACTTCTGCGTCAGTCATCTCTGGAGCCATGTGTCTCCTGGGTTTGATGCTTGCTCCGACAACTTCGGGGGGAAGCCTGATGCTCACTGCTGCCGGGCAAGGTTTGGGGGCAGTTGCTGGGGTCACCAATATCGTGACCAACGTGAGGGAAAACTGTCGAAATAAAAAAGCCCTGGCTCAGGCCAATAGCATCATACCTAGTAATGACCAGGAGCTCAAGGAGATCAAGGGAGAGAGGACGCCCTATGTCACAGCCACCGGTGAGGTTGTCTACAAATGTGGGAGAGCCTGGGAAATCATCAAAAAGCACCTCCGAGCCCTCCGGCTAACCAAAACACAACCGCATGTCACCTCAGCCGCCAAGAAGCTCATGACCTCTGGCCAAGTATCAGCCCGAAGCGGCAGGCAGGTGCGAAAGGCCTTTGGGGGGACAGCCCTGGCTATGACCAAAAATACTCTCATGATGGAACGTTTAGCTTCCCTCTACTTCCTTGGCCGGGACATATGTGCTCTCTCGGAGGACTGGAAGGACCTGAAGGCTGGAAGGCCGACAGATCTTGCAAAATTGTTGAGGACGCGAgctcaggagcaggagcaggtggTAGAAGAAAAAAACCGTTGCTACGAGAGGCTGAAGAAG AGACTGGAGAAGAGGTCTGCGAAGTCTTCTTTGAAAGGAGCCAAGGGGACTCAGCCTCCTCCTCTAGCCTCATTGGAGAAAGCAAGATCCAGAAGACAGTGGCGAAGAGGCGCTGAGACTGAGACCGTGGGTCTTTGA
- the LOC132656000 gene encoding keratin-associated protein 10-12-like, with amino-acid sequence MSMPVCVCVCLCVSLCMSLYVYVCVCVCMWVCLCVSVYVHVCEYVCLYVCVSMYMSLCVYVSEYVCVHYVCVCIMSVCVLCLCVYVCYVCMCMSVCVCMCVCLGVYVCVSECVCVCIISVCVSMGISVCVCMMLCLCVCMCMFVCVCVYVSECVCVCIMSVCICMCVSICVCLCVSVCVYVCVYYVCVSVCVCRRVCVCVCVCVCRHACGIQRRTYRGLCCSITLHFIPGTRFLTEPGACSFSVGLGWPASSRNQPVPPATPCPALRSRAHVAMPNLFPECWGLKLRASCLCNHHSHPQHQLPSSSS; translated from the coding sequence ATGTCTATgcctgtctgtgtatgtgtgtgtttatgtgtgtctttgtgtatgtctctgtatgtgtatgtctgtgtgtgtgtctgcatgtgggtatgtctatgtgtgtctgtgtatgttcatgtctgtgagtatgtatgtctgtatgtatgtgtgtctatgtatatgtctctgtgtgtgtatgtatctgagtatgtctgtgtgcattatgtctgtgtgtgcattatgtctgtgtgtgtattatgtctatgtgtgtatgtatgttatgtctgtatgtgcatgtctgtgtgtgtttgtatgtgtgtatgtttgggtgtgtatgtgtgtgtatctgagtgtgtctgtgtgtgtattatatctgtgtgtgtgagtatgggtatatctgtgtgtgtctgtatgatgttatgtctgtgtgtttgtatgtgtatgtttgtgtgtgtatgtgtgtatgtatctgagtgtgtctgtgtgtgtattatgtctgtgtgcatctgtatgtgtgtgagtatatgtgtatgtctgtgtgtgtctgtatgtgtgtatgtctgtgtgtattatgtctgtgtgtctgtatgtgtgtgtagacgtgtgtgtgtgtgtgtgtgtgtgtgtgtgtgcaggcatgcatgtggcattCAGAGGAGGACATACAGAGGGCTGTgctgctctatcactctccactttattccTGGGACAAGATTTCTCACGGAGCCTGGAGCCTGTTCCTTTTCTGTTGggctaggctggccagcaagctcccgCAATCAGCCTGTCCCTCCAGCCACCCCATGCCCAGCGCTGAGGTCACGAGCACACGTGGCCATGCCTAACcttttccctgagtgctggggtttgaaGCTCAGGGCCTCATGTCTGTGTAACCACCACTCTCATCCGCAGCAccagctccccagctcctcaTCATGA
- the LOC110548470 gene encoding apolipoprotein L6-like isoform X2 has translation MALEPTEMPNGQAAKDYEADAELQRNEDGGPLDGDLTDKEKVQVDDDALTNEERIFLEQFHSWKEKEKKCIRTLYAIADYIDKSHQKATKTKVAATSASVISGAMCLLGLMLAPTTSGGSLMLTAAGQGLGAVAGVTNIVTNVRENCRNKKALAQANSIIPSNDQELKEIKGERTPYVTATGEVVYKCGRAWEIIKKHLRALRLTKTQPHVTSAAKKLMTSGQVSARSGRQVRKAFGGTALAMTKNTLMMERLASLYFLGRDICALSEDWKDLKAGRPTDLAKLLRTRAQEQEQVVEEKNRCYERLKKRLEKRSAKSSLKGAKGTQPPPLASLEKARSRRQWRRGAETETVGL, from the exons ATGGCTTTGGAGCCAACTGAAATGCCGAATGGTCAGGCAGCAAAGGACTATGAGGCTGACGCTGAGCTGCAAAG GAATGAGGATGGTGGTCCTCTGGATGGAGATTTGACTGATAAGGAAAAAGTGCAAGTTGACGACGATGCTCTGACAAATGAGGAACGTATATTTTTAGAACAGTTCCacagctggaaagagaaggaaaagaagtgcATTAGAACTCTCTACGCCATCGCAGACTACATTGACAAAAGCCACCAAAAAGCCACCAAGACCAAAGTGGCGGCTACTTCTGCGTCAGTCATCTCTGGAGCCATGTGTCTCCTGGGTTTGATGCTTGCTCCGACAACTTCGGGGGGAAGCCTGATGCTCACTGCTGCCGGGCAAGGTTTGGGGGCAGTTGCTGGGGTCACCAATATCGTGACCAACGTGAGGGAAAACTGTCGAAATAAAAAAGCCCTGGCTCAGGCCAATAGCATCATACCTAGTAATGACCAGGAGCTCAAGGAGATCAAGGGAGAGAGGACGCCCTATGTCACAGCCACCGGTGAGGTTGTCTACAAATGTGGGAGAGCCTGGGAAATCATCAAAAAGCACCTCCGAGCCCTCCGGCTAACCAAAACACAACCGCATGTCACCTCAGCCGCCAAGAAGCTCATGACCTCTGGCCAAGTATCAGCCCGAAGCGGCAGGCAGGTGCGAAAGGCCTTTGGGGGGACAGCCCTGGCTATGACCAAAAATACTCTCATGATGGAACGTTTAGCTTCCCTCTACTTCCTTGGCCGGGACATATGTGCTCTCTCGGAGGACTGGAAGGACCTGAAGGCTGGAAGGCCGACAGATCTTGCAAAATTGTTGAGGACGCGAgctcaggagcaggagcaggtggTAGAAGAAAAAAACCGTTGCTACGAGAGGCTGAAGAAG AGACTGGAGAAGAGGTCTGCGAAGTCTTCTTTGAAAGGAGCCAAGGGGACTCAGCCTCCTCCTCTAGCCTCATTGGAGAAAGCAAGATCCAGAAGACAGTGGCGAAGAGGCGCTGAGACTGAGACCGTGGGTCTTTGA